One stretch of Arachis hypogaea cultivar Tifrunner chromosome 20, arahy.Tifrunner.gnm2.J5K5, whole genome shotgun sequence DNA includes these proteins:
- the LOC140183182 gene encoding uncharacterized protein: MAVRNQAPTPVSNKAITFLSEDCQHGTTAEDAPFVISAKIGTGLVRRILVDTGADSNILFRGAFDKLGLRDENLQTHCNGVTGLGDNFLKPEGSITLPLTIGTSDKRRTLIAEFVVLKDSTAYNVILGRKTINDFSAIIFTKYLLMEFIAEDDSIGTIHGDREIAAECDNTSLALRKKSRDAAGIFLADLDARQDGQPRPEPEGDMEKLQIG; this comes from the coding sequence ATGGCCGTCAGAAACCAAGCCCCAACTCCCGTGTCCAACAAAGCAATAACCTTCCTATCCGAGGACTGCCAGCACGGTACCACAGCCGAAGACGCACCCTTCGTGATCTCGGCGAAGATCGGAACCGGACTAGTCCGAAGAATACTAGTAGACACCGGTGCAGACTCCAACATCCTCTTTCGAGGGGCCTTCGACAAGCTTGGGCTCCGCGACGAAAATCTCCAAACGCACTGCAATGGTGTCACGGGACTCGGGGACAACTTCCTCAAACCGGAAGGCTCCATCACACTCCCCCTCACCATAGGAACCAGTGACAAGAGGAGGACACTCATAGCTGAATTCGTGGTCCTAAAAGACTCCACTGCCTACAACGTCATCCTCGGAAGAAAGACGATCAATGACTTTTCGGCCatcatctttaccaaatacctccttATGGAGTTCATAGCGGAGGACGACTCCATCGGGACCATCCACGGAGATCGGGAAATTGCGGCagaatgcgacaacaccagcctgGCTTTACGGAAAAAATCCCGCGACGCAGCCGGGATATTCCTGGCCGACCTAGATGCCCGACAAGACGGCCAACCTAGACCCGAACCAGAAGGCGACATGGAGAAACTGCAAATAGGATAG